From one Simplicispira suum genomic stretch:
- a CDS encoding glutamine--tRNA ligase/YqeY domain fusion protein — translation MTASAPASTPAANASDATKISNFLRQVIESDLERGTYANRRWAGSPGDAAHQAAGTPDPAKIRTRFPPEPNGYLHIGHAKSICINFGLARDYEGVCHLRFDDTNPEKEDAEYVSSIKDSVQWLGFDWNNGRETNLYQASDYFDFMYRAAEYLIEAGHAYVDEQTIEQIRINRGDFSKPGVNSPFRARTPAENLQIFREMRAGQHEDGSMVLRAKIDMASPNINMRDPAIYRIRRATHHNTGDAWCIYPMYTYAHPIEDALEQITHSFCTLEFEDQRPFYDWLLQRLIEGGLLSAPPPRQYEFARLNLTYVITSKRKLAQLVYDHKVNGWDDPRMPTIVGLRRRGYTPASLQLFAERIGVTKSDSWIDYATLEGCLREDLELKAHRGMAVLDPVKLVLTNWDAEFGAGHLEPCTQPALPNVPEGTEPPPARHFSMGKEVWIERTDYEEVPPKGYKRLFPGNKVRLKGGYVIECTGANKDADGKVTEVLATVIPGTKSGTSGADSVKAKAAITWVGVADGVQAEVRMYDRLFLDAQPDAGGKDFIESLNPDSLKVVIAIVEPSLAQAQPDDKFQFERHGYFVADRVDHVQGTKPVFNLAVGLKDSWGK, via the coding sequence ATGACCGCCTCTGCCCCCGCATCCACGCCCGCCGCCAACGCTTCGGACGCCACCAAAATCAGCAATTTCCTGCGCCAGGTGATCGAAAGCGACCTGGAACGCGGCACCTACGCCAACCGCCGCTGGGCCGGCAGCCCTGGCGACGCTGCGCACCAGGCCGCAGGCACGCCCGACCCGGCCAAAATTCGCACCCGCTTCCCGCCCGAGCCCAACGGCTACCTGCACATTGGCCACGCCAAGAGCATCTGCATCAACTTTGGTCTGGCGCGCGACTACGAAGGCGTGTGCCACCTGCGCTTTGACGACACGAATCCGGAAAAGGAAGACGCCGAGTACGTGAGCAGCATCAAGGACTCGGTGCAGTGGCTGGGCTTTGACTGGAACAACGGGCGCGAGACCAACCTGTACCAGGCCAGCGACTATTTCGACTTCATGTACCGTGCCGCCGAGTACCTGATTGAAGCCGGCCATGCCTATGTCGATGAACAAACGATTGAGCAGATCCGCATCAACCGGGGCGACTTCAGCAAGCCCGGTGTCAACAGCCCCTTCCGCGCCCGCACGCCAGCCGAAAACCTGCAAATCTTCCGCGAGATGCGCGCCGGCCAGCACGAAGACGGCAGCATGGTGCTGCGCGCCAAGATCGACATGGCCAGCCCCAACATCAACATGCGCGACCCGGCCATCTACCGCATCCGCCGCGCCACGCACCACAACACGGGCGACGCCTGGTGCATCTACCCGATGTACACCTACGCGCACCCGATTGAAGACGCGCTGGAGCAGATCACCCACAGCTTTTGCACGCTCGAATTCGAAGACCAGCGCCCGTTCTACGATTGGTTGTTGCAACGATTGATCGAAGGTGGCCTGCTCAGCGCCCCGCCCCCGCGCCAGTACGAATTTGCCCGCCTGAACCTCACCTACGTCATCACCAGCAAACGCAAACTCGCGCAACTGGTGTACGACCACAAGGTGAACGGCTGGGACGACCCGCGCATGCCCACCATCGTCGGCCTGCGCCGGCGCGGCTACACGCCCGCCAGCCTGCAGCTGTTTGCCGAACGCATTGGCGTCACCAAAAGCGACAGCTGGATCGACTACGCCACGCTGGAAGGATGCCTGCGCGAAGACCTGGAGCTCAAAGCCCACCGCGGCATGGCCGTGCTCGACCCGGTCAAGCTCGTGCTGACCAACTGGGACGCCGAATTCGGCGCCGGCCACTTGGAGCCCTGCACCCAGCCCGCCCTGCCCAACGTGCCCGAAGGCACCGAGCCACCGCCAGCGCGGCATTTCAGCATGGGCAAAGAGGTGTGGATTGAACGCACCGACTACGAGGAAGTGCCGCCCAAAGGCTACAAGCGCTTGTTTCCAGGCAACAAAGTGCGCCTCAAAGGCGGCTACGTCATTGAATGCACCGGCGCCAACAAGGATGCGGACGGCAAGGTCACCGAAGTGCTCGCCACCGTCATCCCCGGCACCAAAAGCGGCACCTCCGGCGCCGACAGCGTGAAAGCCAAGGCCGCCATCACCTGGGTCGGCGTGGCGGATGGCGTGCAGGCCGAAGTCCGCATGTACGACCGGCTGTTTCTGGACGCGCAGCCCGATGCGGGCGGCAAGGACTTTATTGAGAGCCTTAACCCGGACAGTTTGAAGGTGGTGATTGCCATCGTGGAGCCTTCATTGGCGCAGGCGCAACCGGACGACAAGTTTCAGTTTGAGCGGCATGGGTACTTTGTGGCGGATCGGGTGGATCACGTGCAGGGGACTAAGCCGGTGTTTAACTTGGCGGTGGGGTTGAAGGATTCCTGGGGGAAATAA
- a CDS encoding GIY-YIG nuclease family protein: protein MLRPQTIQIFLPAGDPRGMRVAEITTRIVRVIEVPRSQLADFLKLPEAQQVGVYFLMGELSEAGLPRAYIGQSGNVGSRLVQHNQSKDFWNRALVVISLTNSLTQTHALFLEWWAIAEATKAGRYSLENGNAGSQPYTPAPLQADCHEIHETAATLLATLGQPIFEPLTNAPTAKGAADLFYCKGSGADGVGEYTAEGFVVLKGSRGRLENVASIQGSSHERFREKLLKEGILALEGGGVVFTRDYLFSSPSMAAVALQGRSANGWFEWKDTSGRTLDEVKRQTVAAPG from the coding sequence ATGCTCCGCCCCCAAACCATCCAAATCTTTCTCCCCGCCGGTGATCCGCGCGGTATGCGCGTGGCCGAGATCACGACCCGCATTGTTCGCGTCATTGAAGTGCCCCGCAGCCAGTTGGCAGACTTCCTCAAATTGCCCGAAGCGCAGCAAGTGGGCGTGTACTTTTTGATGGGCGAGTTGTCCGAGGCCGGCTTGCCGCGCGCCTACATCGGCCAGTCTGGCAATGTCGGCAGCCGACTCGTGCAGCACAACCAAAGTAAAGATTTCTGGAACCGCGCGCTGGTGGTTATCTCGCTGACCAACAGCCTGACGCAAACGCACGCGCTGTTTCTGGAGTGGTGGGCCATTGCCGAGGCCACCAAAGCCGGTCGCTATAGCCTGGAAAATGGCAACGCCGGTTCGCAGCCCTACACCCCCGCGCCGCTGCAAGCCGACTGCCACGAGATTCACGAAACTGCGGCGACCCTGCTGGCCACGCTGGGTCAGCCGATTTTTGAGCCACTGACCAACGCGCCCACCGCCAAGGGCGCGGCAGATCTCTTTTATTGCAAAGGCTCAGGCGCCGATGGCGTGGGCGAGTACACGGCCGAGGGGTTTGTGGTGCTCAAAGGCTCACGCGGGCGCCTGGAAAATGTGGCCTCCATCCAAGGCTCCTCGCACGAACGCTTCCGCGAAAAGTTGTTGAAGGAAGGCATATTGGCGCTGGAAGGCGGCGGCGTGGTTTTCACCCGCGACTATTTGTTTTCGAGCCCGAGCATGGCCGCAGTCGCCTTGCAAGGCCGTTCTGCCAACGGCTGGTTCGAATGGAAAGACACCAGCGGCAGAACGCTGGATGAAGTAAAGCGGCAGACGGTGGCTGCGCCGGGTTAG
- a CDS encoding transcriptional regulator, whose product MGIETLPPAAASAADALFPKVRQRVLAVLFGTPDRSYYANEVIALAQSGTGAVQRELAGLSEAGLLTVSKQGNQKHYQANANAPVFAELRGLVLKTMGLADVLRAALAPLAAQIDAAFIYGSLARQQDTAQSDVDVLIVSNTLGYGEVFGALEAAAVSLGRTVNPTLYSFADWTKRLHDDNAFATRVWQQPKIWLIGNEEHIDAASA is encoded by the coding sequence ATGGGTATTGAAACTTTGCCGCCAGCTGCGGCGTCCGCCGCAGACGCCCTCTTCCCAAAAGTGCGCCAGCGGGTGCTGGCCGTACTGTTCGGCACGCCAGACCGCAGCTATTACGCCAACGAGGTGATCGCGCTGGCACAGTCGGGCACTGGGGCTGTGCAACGTGAGCTGGCGGGCTTGTCAGAGGCCGGCTTGCTCACCGTCAGCAAGCAGGGCAACCAGAAACACTACCAGGCCAATGCCAATGCGCCGGTGTTTGCCGAGCTGCGCGGCCTGGTGCTCAAAACCATGGGGTTGGCCGATGTGTTGCGAGCGGCGCTTGCGCCGTTGGCAGCGCAGATAGACGCCGCGTTCATCTATGGCTCGTTGGCCCGCCAGCAAGACACCGCGCAGAGCGATGTGGACGTGCTGATCGTCAGCAACACGCTCGGCTATGGCGAAGTGTTTGGCGCGCTCGAGGCCGCAGCCGTGTCGCTGGGCCGCACAGTGAACCCGACGCTGTACAGCTTCGCCGACTGGACCAAGCGCTTGCACGACGACAACGCCTTTGCGACGCGCGTGTGGCAGCAGCCCAAAATATGGCTGATAGGCAACGAGGAACATATCGATGCAGCCAGCGCTTGA
- a CDS encoding zeta toxin family protein has translation MDTAHPPKQPTVVVIGGPNGAGKSTAAPFLLKGALGVLEFVNADQIAVGLAAYAPETVAFEAGRIMLRRLNELARVGSSFAFESTLSSRTFALFLQQCKARGYRVVLFYVSLPSSDLAVQRVALRVRLGGHNIPAADVHRRFARSLHNLFELYLPLADSWSVLNNASGTLEIIASGTPKRISVKDSKKWLLLQTLAKA, from the coding sequence ATGGACACCGCCCACCCGCCCAAGCAGCCCACCGTCGTGGTCATCGGCGGCCCGAACGGCGCCGGCAAATCGACGGCTGCGCCTTTTTTGCTCAAGGGCGCACTGGGTGTGCTCGAATTTGTCAATGCCGACCAGATTGCCGTTGGCCTTGCCGCTTACGCGCCGGAGACGGTGGCATTTGAGGCAGGCCGCATCATGCTGCGGCGGCTGAACGAGCTGGCGCGCGTGGGCAGCAGCTTTGCGTTTGAGAGCACCTTGTCGAGCCGCACCTTTGCGCTGTTCCTGCAGCAGTGCAAGGCACGCGGCTACCGGGTGGTGCTGTTCTATGTGAGCTTGCCCAGCTCAGACCTGGCGGTGCAGCGCGTGGCGCTGCGCGTGCGCCTGGGCGGGCACAATATCCCAGCGGCGGATGTGCACCGGCGCTTTGCACGCAGCCTGCACAATCTGTTCGAGTTGTACCTGCCGCTGGCCGACAGCTGGTCGGTGCTGAACAATGCCAGTGGCACGCTGGAAATCATTGCGTCCGGCACCCCAAAGCGCATTTCTGTGAAGGATTCAAAAAAATGGCTTCTGCTGCAGACCCTCGCAAAAGCGTAA